In a single window of the Silvimonas iriomotensis genome:
- a CDS encoding MgtC/SapB family protein translates to MTTVFLPLPDALTNLLAAALFGALLGLNRQFHRKPAGLRTHAMVALGAALAVLTISRVAGASASDMSRILQGTITGIGFIGAGVIIHHTEKDRVEGLTTAASIWLAAMLGLACGAGEWQIAGSALVLALVVLMFGGRLEKALTRKLIDGDKRGGAANDPGDAG, encoded by the coding sequence ATGACGACGGTGTTTTTGCCTTTGCCCGATGCGCTCACCAATTTGCTGGCCGCTGCACTGTTTGGCGCCCTGCTGGGACTGAACCGGCAGTTTCATCGCAAACCGGCCGGCTTGCGTACGCACGCCATGGTGGCACTAGGCGCAGCACTGGCCGTGCTGACCATCAGCCGCGTGGCAGGCGCCAGCGCCAGCGACATGAGCCGCATTCTGCAAGGGACGATTACCGGGATCGGTTTTATTGGTGCCGGCGTGATCATTCATCACACCGAGAAAGACCGCGTTGAAGGCCTGACCACGGCGGCGTCAATCTGGCTGGCGGCCATGCTGGGGCTGGCCTGCGGCGCGGGCGAATGGCAGATTGCCGGCAGCGCCCTGGTTCTGGCTCTGGTGGTCTTGATGTTTGGCGGCCGGCTGGAAAAAGCCCTCACCCGCAAACTGATCGATGGCGACAAGCGCGGTGGCGCCGCCAATGATCCTGGCGACGCCGGCTGA
- a CDS encoding MarR family winged helix-turn-helix transcriptional regulator — translation MSETERNLLQQIGPTSRALFAAFEAQVGHAMPRWRIMQALQDMKDATQKELVHRLLMDPGALTRHMKQMEAEGLIHRHADPQDNRLTRVALTAAGTALITAAQPQRHAFFAKALAGLDPERVAIAQSVLKEVEERLRAMTQERVQD, via the coding sequence GTGAGTGAGACTGAACGCAATCTGTTGCAGCAGATCGGCCCGACCAGCCGCGCCTTGTTTGCGGCGTTTGAAGCGCAGGTGGGGCATGCCATGCCGCGCTGGCGCATCATGCAGGCATTGCAGGACATGAAAGACGCCACGCAAAAAGAACTGGTGCACCGGTTATTGATGGACCCGGGCGCGCTGACGCGGCATATGAAGCAGATGGAGGCTGAAGGGCTGATCCACCGTCATGCTGACCCGCAAGACAACCGGCTGACGCGGGTGGCGCTGACCGCCGCCGGCACTGCACTGATCACCGCGGCCCAACCGCAGCGCCACGCATTCTTTGCCAAAGCGCTGGCCGGGCTGGATCCGGAGCGGGTGGCGATTGCGCAATCGGTATTGAAAGAGGTGGAAGAGCGCTTGCGGGCCATGACCCAGGAGCGGGTGCAGGATTAA
- a CDS encoding MDR family MFS transporter encodes MSSPNLPPATAAVQTFRQRLMAMLGLCFVLVMVALDQTVVGTALPTVVAELKGFSLYAWVGTSYLLTSVITVPIFGRLGDDHGRKPFVLAAIILFTVASMLCGMAQSMIELVLARALQGIGGGMLVATAFASVPDLFPDPHDRLRWQVLFSSAFGLANAIGPSLGGFLTEYCGWRWVFFVNLPVGLLSVWFVWRYLPRIRHAEHKPSRLDWPGALLIALFLGGMQLLVEWLPQHKQPALLAVIALVAIGSLITLLWWERRCANPILPLDMFTHRSLQPLFVLSLVMGFCMFAVMYYAPLMFQGGFGLSPNQAGLLVTPLVVFITVGSIVNGRVVTRLPRPNVILYIGFAFFWIAAFGLTQTVLGTPHWLIVIIMMLGGLGLGLLLPNLTIFAQETAPRTQLGVSTAMLQSMRMVGGMLGTALIGTFVSHRYHAGVADLLAAQTPPRTQWTNMLADPQILVNHLVAQQFSASATAAGANAGQLLDAAREQLVYAIHTGQWAVVVLMVFALYMVRRVPPLQLKRRTIKVEAPSE; translated from the coding sequence ATGTCTTCACCCAATCTTCCGCCTGCCACCGCTGCAGTCCAGACATTCCGCCAACGCCTGATGGCCATGCTGGGGCTGTGTTTCGTGCTGGTCATGGTGGCGCTGGACCAGACCGTCGTCGGGACAGCCTTGCCGACCGTGGTCGCAGAACTCAAGGGCTTCAGCCTGTATGCCTGGGTGGGGACCAGTTATCTGTTGACCTCCGTCATCACGGTGCCGATCTTTGGCCGGCTGGGCGACGATCACGGCCGCAAGCCGTTTGTGCTTGCGGCGATCATTTTGTTTACCGTGGCCTCCATGCTGTGCGGGATGGCCCAAAGCATGATTGAACTCGTGCTGGCGCGCGCTTTGCAGGGCATTGGCGGCGGCATGCTGGTGGCGACGGCATTTGCCTCGGTTCCGGATCTGTTTCCGGACCCGCATGACCGTTTGCGCTGGCAGGTGCTGTTCAGCAGTGCGTTTGGCCTGGCCAATGCCATTGGCCCGTCGCTGGGCGGTTTCCTGACTGAATACTGCGGCTGGCGCTGGGTGTTTTTTGTGAACCTGCCGGTGGGCTTGCTGAGCGTATGGTTTGTCTGGCGTTACCTGCCACGCATTCGCCATGCCGAACACAAGCCATCCAGGCTGGACTGGCCCGGTGCCTTGCTGATTGCCTTGTTCCTGGGCGGCATGCAATTGCTGGTGGAATGGCTGCCGCAACATAAACAGCCCGCGCTGCTGGCGGTGATTGCGCTGGTGGCGATCGGCTCCCTGATTACCTTGCTGTGGTGGGAGCGCCGCTGCGCTAACCCCATCCTGCCGCTGGACATGTTTACCCACCGTAGTTTGCAGCCCTTGTTTGTGCTGTCGCTGGTCATGGGTTTTTGCATGTTTGCGGTGATGTACTACGCGCCGCTGATGTTCCAGGGGGGCTTTGGCCTTTCCCCCAATCAGGCTGGTTTGCTGGTGACGCCGCTGGTGGTGTTCATTACGGTGGGCAGCATTGTGAACGGGCGCGTGGTGACGCGTCTGCCGCGCCCCAACGTGATTCTGTATATCGGTTTTGCCTTTTTCTGGATCGCCGCGTTCGGCCTGACCCAGACCGTGCTGGGCACGCCGCACTGGCTGATTGTCATCATCATGATGCTGGGCGGGCTGGGGCTGGGTTTGTTGCTGCCCAACCTGACCATCTTTGCCCAGGAAACCGCGCCGCGTACGCAATTGGGGGTATCAACCGCCATGCTGCAGTCCATGCGCATGGTGGGCGGCATGCTGGGCACGGCGCTGATCGGCACCTTTGTCAGCCACCGTTACCATGCCGGCGTGGCCGATCTGCTGGCCGCACAGACGCCGCCGCGGACCCAGTGGACCAATATGCTGGCCGATCCGCAGATTCTGGTGAATCACCTGGTTGCACAGCAATTCTCTGCCAGTGCGACGGCGGCGGGCGCCAATGCCGGGCAACTGCTTGACGCTGCCCGGGAGCAACTGGTTTACGCCATCCACACCGGCCAGTGGGCGGTGGTGGTCCTGATGGTGTTTGCGCTGTACATGGTACGCCGGGTGCCGCCGTTGCAACTCAAGCGCCGCACCATCAAGGTGGAGGCCCCCAGTGAGTGA
- a CDS encoding DUF934 domain-containing protein, protein MSQIIKDRAIVEDQSVQLRLNEDGSFADVPASGVVVVPLKQWQAQRDALVARGNVGVWLASDEEAETIEGDLAHFALIALDFPAFIDGRSYSNARLLRDRYGYKGELRAIGDVFKDVILYMKRCGFNAFAVRADKDIQEAFKGLDDFTEYYQGATDEPLPLFRRRSTAH, encoded by the coding sequence ATGAGCCAGATCATCAAAGACCGTGCCATTGTTGAAGACCAGTCTGTCCAGTTGCGCCTGAACGAAGACGGCAGCTTTGCCGACGTGCCGGCTTCCGGCGTGGTGGTGGTGCCGCTGAAGCAATGGCAAGCCCAGCGTGATGCGCTGGTGGCCCGGGGTAATGTGGGCGTGTGGCTGGCCAGCGATGAAGAAGCCGAGACCATTGAAGGCGATTTAGCGCACTTCGCGCTGATCGCGCTGGATTTCCCGGCCTTTATCGATGGCCGCAGCTACTCCAACGCGCGCCTCTTGCGTGACCGCTACGGCTACAAGGGCGAACTGCGCGCCATTGGCGACGTGTTCAAGGACGTGATCCTGTACATGAAGCGCTGTGGCTTCAACGCGTTTGCCGTGCGCGCCGATAAAGACATCCAAGAAGCTTTCAAGGGTCTGGATGACTTCACCGAGTACTACCAGGGCGCCACGGACGAGCCACTGCCGCTGTTCCGCCGCCGCAGCACCGCACACTGA
- a CDS encoding nitrite/sulfite reductase, producing the protein MYVYDDFDQKIVDQRVAQFRDQTRRYLTGELTEDEFRPLRLQNGLYIQRHAPMLRVAVPYGELNSRQVRMLAQIARKYDRGYGHFTTRQNIQFNWPALENVPQILADLSTVQMHAIQTSGNCIRNTTSDQFAGVAHDELVDPRPWCEIIRQWSTFHPEFAHLPRKFKIAVNGAVEDRAAILVHDIGITVQKNEAGEVGFAVYVGGGLGRTPIIGALIKPWLEKHDLLSYLDAVLRVYNRYGRRDNKYKARIKILVKAMTPEAFGAKVEQEWQHTRGGPMTLTDAEINRVARFFVDPAYETLPGDDASFLAAKASNPAFARWVERNVFGHKKPGYAAATLSLKKTGVAPGDATDAQLDAVADLADAYSLGEVRVSHEQNLILPYVKQSDLFALWEKAKAIGFATPNIGLLTDIVCCPGGDFCSLANAKSIPIAEGIQRQFDDLDYLFDLGELDINISGCMNSCGHHHVGHIGILGVDKSGSEWYQISLGGRQGSSASLGKVIGPSFAQDDVPGVIDEIIKVYVESRHEDEHFIDVVDRLGIDPFKQRVYAGKTRAEAAQ; encoded by the coding sequence ATGTACGTTTACGACGATTTTGACCAGAAAATCGTGGATCAGCGCGTAGCGCAGTTCCGCGATCAAACCCGCCGTTATCTGACCGGAGAACTGACGGAAGACGAATTCCGCCCGCTGCGTCTGCAGAACGGTCTGTATATCCAGCGCCATGCGCCTATGCTGCGCGTTGCGGTGCCGTACGGCGAACTCAACAGCCGCCAGGTGCGGATGCTGGCGCAGATTGCCCGCAAATACGATCGCGGCTACGGCCACTTCACCACGCGCCAGAACATCCAGTTCAACTGGCCGGCGCTGGAAAACGTGCCGCAAATCCTGGCTGATCTGTCTACCGTGCAGATGCACGCCATCCAGACTTCCGGCAACTGTATCCGCAACACCACCAGTGACCAGTTCGCCGGCGTGGCGCACGATGAACTGGTTGATCCGCGCCCGTGGTGCGAGATCATCCGCCAGTGGTCTACCTTCCACCCGGAATTTGCCCACCTGCCGCGCAAGTTCAAGATTGCCGTCAATGGCGCAGTGGAAGACCGGGCCGCGATCCTGGTGCACGACATCGGCATTACCGTGCAGAAGAACGAAGCCGGTGAAGTCGGCTTTGCCGTATACGTGGGCGGCGGCCTCGGCCGTACGCCGATCATCGGCGCGCTGATCAAGCCGTGGCTGGAAAAGCACGATCTGTTGTCTTACCTCGATGCCGTGCTGCGTGTGTACAACCGCTATGGCCGTCGCGACAACAAGTACAAGGCGCGTATCAAGATTCTGGTCAAGGCCATGACGCCGGAAGCGTTTGGCGCCAAGGTCGAGCAAGAGTGGCAGCACACCCGTGGTGGCCCGATGACGCTGACCGACGCCGAAATCAACCGCGTGGCCAGATTCTTTGTTGATCCGGCCTATGAAACCCTGCCGGGCGACGATGCGTCTTTCCTCGCCGCCAAGGCCAGCAACCCGGCGTTTGCCCGCTGGGTAGAGCGCAATGTGTTCGGCCATAAAAAGCCGGGCTATGCCGCCGCCACGCTGTCGCTGAAGAAAACTGGCGTGGCCCCGGGTGACGCCACCGACGCACAACTGGATGCCGTGGCCGACCTGGCCGACGCCTACAGCCTGGGTGAAGTGCGCGTCTCGCACGAACAGAACCTGATCCTGCCGTACGTGAAACAGAGCGATCTGTTTGCGCTGTGGGAAAAGGCCAAAGCCATTGGTTTTGCCACGCCGAACATCGGTCTGCTGACCGACATCGTCTGCTGCCCGGGCGGTGATTTCTGCTCGCTGGCCAATGCCAAGTCCATCCCCATTGCCGAAGGCATCCAGCGCCAGTTTGATGACCTGGATTACCTGTTTGATCTGGGGGAACTGGATATCAATATTTCGGGCTGTATGAACTCCTGTGGTCACCACCATGTGGGCCACATCGGTATCCTGGGCGTCGACAAGAGCGGCAGCGAGTGGTACCAGATTTCGCTGGGCGGCCGTCAGGGTTCGTCGGCTTCGCTGGGCAAGGTGATTGGCCCGTCGTTCGCGCAGGATGATGTCCCGGGCGTGATCGACGAGATCATCAAGGTCTACGTGGAGTCCCGTCACGAAGATGAACATTTCATCGATGTGGTGGACCGCCTCGGGATCGACCCGTTCAAGCAGCGTGTCTACGCCGGCAAGACCCGCGCGGAGGCCGCACAATGA
- the pepN gene encoding aminopeptidase N, whose amino-acid sequence MQEQRQAIQRLDYTPPPFLIDRVDLTFELEETNTRVLSRLVLKRNPAHPDAHAPLVLNGEELTLESIKLDGKTLDAGEFVLADTSLTIPTLPDECILEIATRINPLANTALSGLYVSNGNFFTQCEAEGFRRITWYLDRPDVMAKFTTTIIADKTRYPVLLGNGNRVDQGQMDRNRHWVKWVDPFKKPAYLFALVAGKLVVLADRHTTASGKNVNVEVWVEPGDVEKCHHALASAKAAMKWDEERFGLEYDLDTYMIVAVSDFNMGAMENKGLNIFNTKYVLARPETATDVDFDGIEAVVGHEYFHNWTGNRVTCRDWFQLSLKEGLTVFRDQEFSSDIGSRAVQRIGNVRTLREYQFPEDAGPQAHPVRPDSYLEINNFYTATVYEKGSEVVRMIYTLAGQEGFRKGMDLYFKRHDGQAVTCDDFVAAMADANQLDLTQFKRWYSQSGTPRLDVEGVYDAAAQTFTLTVQQSCPATPGQPEKQPYLIPFALGLIDRVTGAELPLTLQGETAPGATSRVLHLKEATERLVFTGVASHPVPSLLRDFSAPVKLDYPYTDDDLVFLIANDTDPFARWEAANTYLTRLLLQRYQQDGGSSAAPAQLVAAFDKLLTQDRLDPALVALMLQLPSEQFLFESLSDVDPSRLHAVRQSLKQSLARELRGPLLATYQRLHSTEPYVYNAAEAGRRSLQNVALDYLSELDEPRITELLTNQYRHADNMTDKLAALSAFSQREGGDQYLADFASMWQDDPLVMDKWFTLQALSDRPGALARVQQLMNHPAFAMTNPNKVRALITAFCNRNLASFHAADGYGYAFAADRVLELDKINPQIAARLAACFNRWTRVEPKRRAMMKAELERVAAQAGLSSDTYEIVSKALQAGD is encoded by the coding sequence ATGCAAGAACAACGTCAAGCCATTCAGCGTCTGGATTACACCCCGCCCCCGTTCCTGATCGACCGTGTCGATCTGACCTTTGAACTGGAAGAAACCAATACCCGCGTGTTGTCCCGCCTGGTGCTCAAGCGCAATCCGGCCCACCCGGACGCCCATGCCCCGCTGGTGCTCAACGGTGAAGAACTCACCCTGGAAAGCATCAAGCTGGATGGCAAGACGCTGGATGCCGGCGAATTTGTGCTGGCCGATACCAGCCTGACCATCCCGACCCTGCCTGACGAGTGCATTCTGGAAATCGCCACGCGCATCAATCCGCTGGCCAATACCGCGCTCTCCGGCCTGTATGTGTCCAACGGCAACTTCTTTACGCAGTGCGAGGCCGAGGGCTTCCGCCGCATTACCTGGTATCTGGATCGCCCGGATGTCATGGCCAAGTTCACCACCACCATCATTGCCGACAAAACCCGCTACCCGGTGCTGCTGGGCAACGGTAACCGTGTTGATCAAGGCCAGATGGACCGCAATCGCCACTGGGTGAAGTGGGTCGATCCGTTCAAGAAGCCGGCGTACCTGTTTGCGCTGGTCGCCGGCAAGCTGGTGGTTCTGGCCGACCGCCACACCACGGCCAGCGGCAAGAACGTGAATGTCGAAGTCTGGGTTGAGCCGGGCGATGTAGAGAAATGCCACCACGCGCTGGCCTCGGCCAAGGCCGCCATGAAGTGGGACGAAGAACGCTTTGGCCTGGAATACGATCTGGATACCTACATGATCGTGGCCGTGAGCGACTTCAACATGGGCGCCATGGAAAACAAGGGCCTGAACATTTTCAACACCAAGTACGTGCTGGCCCGCCCCGAGACCGCCACGGACGTGGACTTTGACGGCATTGAAGCCGTGGTCGGCCATGAGTACTTCCACAACTGGACCGGCAACCGCGTCACCTGCCGCGACTGGTTCCAGCTCTCGCTCAAGGAAGGCCTGACGGTGTTCCGCGATCAGGAGTTCTCCAGCGATATCGGCAGCCGCGCCGTACAGCGTATCGGCAACGTGCGCACGCTGCGCGAGTACCAGTTCCCGGAAGATGCCGGCCCGCAGGCCCACCCGGTACGTCCTGATTCTTACCTTGAAATCAACAACTTCTACACGGCCACCGTGTACGAAAAAGGCTCTGAAGTTGTCCGCATGATCTACACCCTGGCGGGGCAGGAAGGCTTTCGCAAAGGGATGGACCTTTACTTCAAGCGTCACGATGGCCAGGCCGTCACCTGCGATGATTTCGTCGCCGCCATGGCCGACGCCAACCAACTGGATCTGACCCAGTTCAAGCGCTGGTACAGCCAGTCCGGCACACCGCGTCTGGATGTGGAAGGCGTCTACGACGCCGCCGCCCAGACCTTCACGCTGACCGTGCAGCAAAGCTGCCCCGCCACCCCGGGCCAGCCGGAAAAACAGCCCTACCTGATCCCGTTTGCGCTGGGGCTGATTGACCGCGTGACCGGGGCCGAACTGCCGCTGACGCTGCAAGGCGAAACCGCGCCGGGCGCCACCAGCCGCGTGCTGCACCTGAAAGAAGCGACCGAACGCCTGGTGTTTACCGGCGTGGCCAGCCACCCGGTACCGTCCCTGCTGCGTGACTTCTCTGCCCCGGTCAAACTGGACTACCCGTACACCGACGACGATCTGGTGTTCCTGATCGCCAACGACACAGACCCGTTCGCCCGTTGGGAAGCGGCCAATACCTATTTGACGCGCCTGTTGCTGCAGCGCTACCAGCAAGACGGTGGCAGCAGTGCAGCGCCGGCACAACTGGTTGCGGCATTTGACAAGCTGCTCACGCAGGATCGCCTTGACCCGGCGCTGGTGGCACTGATGCTGCAACTGCCCAGCGAGCAATTCCTGTTTGAATCGCTGTCTGATGTTGACCCGAGCCGTCTGCACGCGGTGCGCCAGTCGCTCAAGCAATCGCTGGCCCGTGAACTGCGCGGCCCGCTGCTGGCTACGTATCAACGCCTGCACAGCACCGAGCCTTATGTGTACAACGCCGCCGAAGCCGGTCGTCGCAGCCTGCAGAATGTCGCGCTCGATTACCTTTCCGAGCTGGACGAGCCGCGCATTACCGAACTCTTGACCAACCAATACCGTCACGCCGACAACATGACCGACAAGCTGGCGGCGTTGTCTGCATTCAGCCAGCGTGAAGGCGGTGATCAGTATCTGGCCGACTTTGCCAGCATGTGGCAGGACGATCCGCTGGTGATGGACAAATGGTTCACGCTGCAAGCGCTGTCAGACCGCCCGGGCGCGCTGGCCCGTGTGCAGCAATTGATGAACCACCCGGCGTTTGCCATGACCAACCCGAACAAGGTGCGTGCGCTGATTACCGCGTTCTGCAACCGCAATCTGGCCAGTTTCCATGCGGCCGACGGGTACGGTTATGCCTTTGCCGCTGATCGCGTACTGGAACTGGACAAGATCAACCCGCAGATCGCCGCACGTCTGGCCGCGTGCTTCAACCGCTGGACGCGGGTGGAACCCAAGCGCCGCGCCATGATGAAGGCCGAACTGGAACGCGTGGCCGCACAAGCGGGCTTGTCGTCGGATACTTACGAGATCGTGTCCAAGGCGCTGCAAGCCGGCGACTGA
- a CDS encoding TetR/AcrR family transcriptional regulator, whose amino-acid sequence MVKKRFEDTREHLLAIGEQIILGKGFAAVGLAEILATADVPKGSFYHYFASKEAYGVALLERYFANYLEDAKLRLNAPQGTAHDHLVEFFDAWQGKSCGNTVPCLVVKLAAEVADLSDTMRAALQSGCNHIVAALERTVAKGQDAGDINKQQPAEALALAIYEMWLGASLMTKLRRDRVPLETAMAVTKQLIVPAA is encoded by the coding sequence ATGGTCAAGAAGCGTTTTGAAGACACGCGTGAGCATCTGCTCGCAATTGGTGAACAAATCATCCTCGGCAAAGGTTTTGCCGCGGTGGGTCTTGCTGAAATCCTGGCCACGGCCGACGTTCCCAAGGGTTCGTTCTACCACTACTTTGCTTCCAAAGAAGCCTATGGCGTTGCCCTGCTGGAACGCTATTTCGCCAATTACCTGGAAGACGCCAAGCTGCGCCTGAACGCCCCGCAAGGCACCGCGCACGATCATCTGGTCGAGTTCTTTGATGCCTGGCAGGGCAAGTCCTGTGGCAATACCGTGCCCTGTCTGGTGGTGAAACTGGCCGCCGAAGTGGCCGACTTGTCAGACACCATGCGCGCTGCGCTGCAAAGCGGCTGTAACCACATCGTGGCCGCGCTGGAACGCACCGTGGCCAAGGGGCAGGACGCAGGCGACATCAACAAGCAGCAACCGGCCGAAGCCTTGGCGCTGGCCATTTACGAAATGTGGCTGGGTGCCAGCCTGATGACCAAACTGCGCCGCGATCGTGTCCCGCTGGAAACCGCCATGGCGGTCACCAAACAGTTGATTGTACCTGCGGCTTGA
- a CDS encoding alkene reductase, with protein sequence MSLDKLLTPVKVGHVELANRLAMAPLTRSRASKPGENPTELNATYYAQRATAGLIVTEATQISQQGQGYAWTPGIYTDAQEAGWKNVVEGVHAKGGKLSLQLWHVGRISHRLLQPNGQAPVSASAIQASNSTCFVVQEDGTPATVPCDAPRALETAELPGIVASYVAATQRAKRAGFDFVEIHSANGYLLHQFLATGTNQRTDQYGGNLENRARLLLEVLDAVVAEIGADKVGVRLSPAFPGHDITDSESEAMTLYLATEFSKRGIAYLHIAEPDWVGGKPLSDEFRRGIRQNFTGAIITCGGYTAESGEARLAEGVADVIGYGRPFIANPDLVERFRQGAALNAPDQSTFYGGAEKGYTDYPFLG encoded by the coding sequence ATGTCTCTGGATAAACTGCTCACGCCGGTCAAGGTCGGCCATGTTGAACTGGCCAACCGCCTGGCCATGGCGCCGCTGACCCGCTCGCGCGCCAGCAAGCCGGGCGAAAACCCGACTGAACTGAACGCCACCTACTACGCGCAGCGCGCCACCGCGGGCCTGATCGTGACCGAGGCTACCCAGATTTCGCAGCAAGGCCAGGGCTACGCCTGGACGCCGGGTATCTATACCGATGCGCAAGAAGCCGGCTGGAAGAACGTGGTAGAAGGCGTGCACGCCAAGGGCGGCAAGCTCTCGCTGCAACTGTGGCACGTGGGCCGGATCTCCCACCGGTTGCTGCAACCCAATGGCCAGGCACCGGTCTCGGCCAGCGCCATCCAGGCATCGAACTCCACTTGCTTTGTGGTGCAGGAAGATGGCACCCCGGCCACCGTGCCGTGCGATGCCCCGCGCGCACTGGAAACCGCTGAACTGCCAGGCATTGTGGCCAGTTACGTCGCCGCGACCCAACGCGCCAAACGCGCCGGTTTTGATTTTGTCGAAATCCACTCCGCCAACGGCTACCTGCTGCATCAATTCCTGGCCACTGGCACCAACCAGCGCACCGACCAATACGGCGGCAACCTGGAAAACCGCGCCCGCCTGCTGCTGGAAGTCCTGGACGCCGTGGTTGCAGAAATCGGCGCTGACAAGGTTGGCGTCCGTCTTTCCCCGGCGTTCCCGGGCCACGACATCACCGATAGCGAATCCGAAGCCATGACGCTGTATCTGGCCACCGAATTCAGCAAACGCGGCATTGCCTATCTGCACATTGCCGAGCCGGACTGGGTGGGCGGCAAGCCGCTGTCTGACGAATTCCGCCGTGGCATCCGCCAGAACTTCACCGGCGCCATCATCACCTGCGGCGGCTATACCGCCGAAAGCGGCGAAGCCCGCCTGGCCGAAGGCGTGGCCGATGTGATTGGCTATGGCCGTCCGTTCATCGCCAACCCGGATCTGGTCGAACGCTTCCGCCAGGGCGCCGCACTGAATGCGCCGGATCAATCCACCTTCTACGGTGGCGCAGAAAAGGGTTACACCGACTACCCCTTCCTGGGCTAA
- a CDS encoding Cof-type HAD-IIB family hydrolase, translating to MYQVIASDLDGTLLNADHMVDAYTAETLRLLQAQGVHFVIATGRHYLDVRGIRDVLGVRAYLITSNGARVHDWDNRLVYAENLEPEVARQLLQPEFSEGTHLNVYLDEQWLAGSQAQWLADLHQDSGFSYELADLPNHSGEGIAKVLYIGEHEHLLTVEEKLIERFGDELYVTFSMPDCLEVMAPTVSKGHALTAVLAELGISAADCIAFGDGPNDIQLLQTAGHPFVMGNANPRLTDALPHVPQIGTNTEAGVAHQLRKLFHMAEPKN from the coding sequence ATGTACCAGGTTATTGCTTCCGATCTCGACGGCACCTTGCTGAACGCCGATCACATGGTAGATGCCTACACGGCAGAAACCCTGCGTCTGTTGCAGGCGCAAGGGGTGCATTTTGTGATCGCTACCGGCCGTCATTACCTGGATGTGCGCGGCATTCGTGACGTACTGGGCGTGCGCGCGTATCTGATTACTTCCAACGGCGCGCGCGTGCATGACTGGGATAACCGCCTTGTCTATGCCGAAAACCTGGAGCCGGAAGTCGCCCGCCAGTTGCTGCAGCCCGAGTTCTCTGAAGGCACGCACCTGAACGTGTATCTGGACGAACAATGGCTGGCCGGTTCCCAGGCGCAATGGCTGGCTGACCTGCATCAGGATTCGGGCTTTAGCTATGAACTGGCCGACCTGCCCAACCACAGCGGCGAAGGCATTGCCAAGGTGCTGTACATTGGCGAGCACGAACACCTGCTGACCGTTGAAGAAAAACTGATCGAGCGCTTTGGCGACGAGTTGTACGTGACGTTCTCCATGCCCGATTGCCTTGAAGTGATGGCGCCGACCGTCTCCAAGGGCCATGCGCTGACTGCGGTGCTGGCCGAACTGGGCATCTCTGCCGCCGACTGTATTGCCTTTGGCGATGGCCCCAATGATATCCAGCTGCTGCAAACTGCCGGTCACCCGTTTGTGATGGGTAACGCCAACCCCCGCCTGACCGACGCCCTGCCCCACGTGCCGCAGATTGGCACCAATACCGAAGCCGGTGTGGCGCATCAGCTGCGCAAGCTGTTTCACATGGCCGAGCCGAAAAACTGA
- a CDS encoding carbonic anhydrase: protein MDELKKLIDGFYRFQGKYFGQENSLFDQLKRGQSPTSLVIGCSDSRVDPALLTDCNPGDMFVVRNVANLVPPYEKDGTYHGVSSAIEFAVCDLQVKRIIVLGHSSCGGIGALLKGYNPKTEANFVGRWVRMAESARQYVLDNYGDKPLHEQVRACEMAAIVVSLDNLMSFPFIADAVAQGKLFLVGWYFDIEQGELHQYDAASGNFRSLVAPLAE from the coding sequence ATGGACGAACTGAAAAAACTGATTGACGGTTTTTACCGCTTCCAGGGCAAGTATTTCGGACAGGAAAACAGTCTTTTTGACCAGCTCAAGCGCGGTCAAAGCCCCACCTCGCTGGTGATCGGCTGTTCCGACTCCCGCGTTGACCCGGCCCTGCTGACCGACTGCAACCCTGGCGACATGTTTGTGGTGCGCAATGTGGCCAACCTCGTCCCGCCGTATGAAAAAGACGGCACCTACCATGGCGTCTCTTCTGCGATTGAATTTGCGGTTTGTGATCTGCAGGTCAAGCGCATCATCGTGCTGGGACACTCGTCCTGTGGCGGCATTGGCGCCTTGCTCAAGGGCTACAACCCCAAGACCGAAGCCAACTTTGTGGGCCGCTGGGTACGCATGGCAGAAAGCGCCCGCCAGTACGTGCTGGACAACTACGGCGACAAACCGCTGCATGAACAAGTCCGCGCCTGTGAAATGGCGGCCATCGTCGTCTCGCTGGATAACCTGATGAGCTTCCCGTTCATCGCTGACGCCGTTGCGCAGGGCAAGCTGTTCCTCGTTGGCTGGTATTTCGATATTGAACAGGGCGAGTTGCACCAGTATGACGCTGCAAGCGGCAACTTCCGTTCACTGGTGGCACCGCTGGCAGAGTAA